DNA from Chitinophaga pendula:
ATAAATTACAGTATGCCAAATTGAGTGAAACGACGATCCAGACAGCAGACATCAGCAAAGATGCTGCTTTCAACTTCTCCTTCTTCTCTTTTATCGGTGCTAAACTGGTAGTGGTAGAGCCTAAAAAAGCAGATTGGGATATCCAATGGGGACTGGCAATGTATTTCACATTCAATCCTGATACTAACGGCAATATTCCTTATACATTCTCTGACCTGGTGTTCATCAATAACCTGGCAGGTGTAACAGCTGCGGAAGCTACCGAAGCAAATGGTTTCAAGTACGATACTTTTACAGCGGCTGATGTTACGAATACTAAACTGGTATTCAGTGGTAAACGTGATGCAATCGGCAGCAAATGGAGAACTACTGGCGGCCCGAATGGTGGTGCTACGGGTATCAAACGTGATCGCTTTTACGTAGTAAAAGATGCGGCAGGTAACTACTACAAGCTGAAATTTGTAAGCATGGGTCTCGGCCAGGATGGTGGTGTTAGAGGTAAGCCTGAGATCGAGTATAAACTAGTTAAGAAAGCATAAGTTTTTAGGTGAATCGATGTAATATGCATCCCGCAGGTGAAGACCTGCGGGATTTTTTTATATAACACATCTGCCCGTGCATTGCTTTTTCCGATTGTGTAAATTGAATTCCTGTTTCGAGATACAACACGCCGCTATCCGCAATACTTCGCACCGTCATCATTACTCCGCCCGGTTAGTATGCAATACCCCAAAGGGAGTGCATTGTTGTAGCTGTTTTGTTCCGCAGCCTCAAACTCGTTATCAATTGCTGACAATTTGTCTGCTGGTGTATATGGTGCGATAGGGCTCAGTTCTAAAGCACTGTCTGCGCCTTTCGTGCAGGAATTGCCGTCTGGACAGGGAATCACAGTGCTGCTCTGATATAGGACCTGCTTTACGGAGGGACTAAGTTTTTATGGCGGCATTTAGCACATTTTTTGTTGTTTTAGGCTGCTATGGATATAAAAGACTATTACAAAATACTAGGCGTCAGTAAATCCGCTACAGCGGATGAATTGAAGAAAGCCTACCGTAAGCTGGCGGTGAAATATCATCCGGATAAGAATCCGGGTGACAAAGCGGCAGAGGAGAAGTTTAAAGAGATCAGCGAAGCGTATGAGGTCCTGAATGATCCTGATAAAAGAAAGAAATATGACCAATTTGGTGAAAATTGGAGAAGCTACGAACAACATGGTGGCCGCGCTGAAGACTTCGATTGGTCCCGGTATGGTGGTGGCGGAGGTGGTTATGGCTACCAGGGTAATATGGACGAGATGTTTGGTGGGGATGAGCAGTTCTCTGACTTTTTTGAGCGGCTTTTCGGTGGGCGCTTCAGCAACCGTCAACAGCAGCCGGCTCGTGGCAATGATGTACAGGCCAGGATGGAAGTGTCACTCGATGATGCCTTTAACGGAGGTACACGCCAGGTAGAAGTAAACGGCGCCCGACTCAATATTAAACTCAAGCCTGGCCTGCAGGATGGCCAGGTGATCCGGCTCAAAGGAAAAGGGATGTCCGGTCGCAAAGGAGGTGCCAACGGGGACCTGCTTATTGCCATTCAACTTACGGGCAATACACAATTTGAACTGAAAGGGAAGGACCTGTATACCAAGTTGCCGGTAGATCTCTATACAGCGGTGTTAGGTGGTAAGATCACGATACCTGCGCTGGGTGGACCTGTGGCGATGAACATACCCGCAGGAACGGACACCGGTAAAGTATTCCGCCTTAAAGGAAAAGGAATGCCGTACTATGATAAACCGGAGGAACATGGTGATCTCTACGTCGAATTACTCGTACATATACCACAACAGCTCTCTGATAAAGAAAAAGAACTCTTTACAGAACTGGCACGGCTCAGGAAAAAGGAAGCATAAAGGACTGATTATATATTGATCACTCATATGACCTGCTATGCGGAACCAAAACAGATCCGGTGTTTTATGGGTAATGGTACTAGGCACGATGATGGCTGGCCTGGACTCGAGTATAGTTAATATTTCGCTGCCGGTGATGAGCCGGCAGTTTGATTGTAGCCTGGATGATATAGAATGGGTGATCACAGTGTATATGCTGAGTTTTTCATTACTCATGCCTATGACCAACTGGCTGAAGAGTAAGTTGGGATTCTTTAACCTCTATATTGCCGCTATCGGTTTGTTCACCTTGGGCTCTGTGCTGTGCGCATTGTCCGGTAGCTTGGAGACTTTATTGATAGCACGTGTGATACAGGCATTGGGAGGAGGCGCCATTGCCCCTGTCTCTATGGCGATCGTGTCTTATGTGTTTCCTGCCCGGGTGCGCGGTTCTGTATTGGGATGGTGGGGGTTGGGCAACCTGATGGGCCCTGCTATGGGCCCAACATTAGGGGGATTCCTGACAGAACATTTCGGCTGGCCTTCTATCTTCTTTATCAATTTACCCATTGGCATCATTGCGATTGCATTGTCTTTCCGTTATCTAGGTTTCCTCCGGCAGCAGGTAATGGTCAAAATACCATTTGATCTTTCCGGCTTTGTCGCTTTTACGATATTCCTGATCACCTTACAATATGGGATTGCAAAGGCAGAACGTATCGGATGGACCGGCCCGCAGATACTGATCTCATTGGCAGTGGCCATCGTCGCGCTGGTTTGCTTCATTTTTATCGAAAGAAAAAAAGAATTTCCGCTTATCGATCTGCAATTGTTTCGCAACTATGCTTTCGTCAGCTGCATCCTTGTTACTATTTCTCGCTCCGCAGCACTATTCGGAGGATTGTTCCTATTGCCTTTTCTGCTGCAGGGACTGTTAGGATACTCAGAGTCCGCTTCGGGTTTGCTGATCCTGCCTAATGCATTGCTAATGGCGGCACTCATGCCATTTGCGGGTAAATGGTCAGACAAACATGGTTCCCGGAAGATATCGATGGTTGGACTGGCATTGCTGGCATTGTCCATGTGGATGTTCTCTCTCCTGGATCAGGGAAGTCCGATAGCACTCATATTAACCGCCATGTCTATCCGGGGCATTGGCATGGGATTGCTGGTAGCTCCACTGAGCGCCGCTACTATCAGTGCTGTAAGGCCTGCCGAAGTAACGATGGCCTCTGCCGTCAGCAGTTTATTGCAACAGGTAGGAGGTGCATTGGGGATAGCCGTATTGGCGATCATCAGCCAATCCGCCATCAGGACACATATGGCTGCAGGCATGAGTGAACCGCTGGCACAACACCTAGCCCTGCAGACCGGCTTTCGGGTTTCCATGGGAATATTGCTGGTCACACTAATTCCTGCTTGGTTCCTGCCCAGGAAAAACACAGCCGTTCCCGACGACGATCAACGTATACATACCTGATGGCGCTTCAGAAAACTAAGCAGGACAGCGTGAGGAAATATGCGAAGTACTGGATAGCGTTACAGGATCTTCCTGAAAAAATCAGTTTCCCTGGCCCATTCGGCCAAGGCAGATACGATAAAATAAGCAGCAGCGGCAATCATGAGAAGGAGGCCCGCAATGCCTAATTTGAAAAATGCTTTTACACCGAGTAATCCCGCCGAATGCGCAGAATAAGCCAATAATGCGATTAGTATACCCCCCGCGGCGGCAATTAATGCTGTTTTCTTCATGGGTATCAACACAGTTAAAAATGGTCAAAAGAGGGTTAAGAATATTAAAGATAACACTTTTGTGTGATAGTGCGTGGTGGAATATATTTTGCAATAATCCCTTATCAAATAGCAAGCTTCTGATTAATATCCGTGCATTAATATTAATATTAAAATATTCAGTAAAGTACTAATCTTAACAAGGCATTGACTATATTTGGCGTTGCGAACCAATAGTTACTTCATGGTCCTTGATGTTTTCCTGACTATCTTTCTGGTACTCTTAAATGGTTTTTTTGTTGCTGCAGAATTTGCAATCGTAAAAGTACGTTCCTCTCAGATCAAAAGCTCCGGCGGTGTCGGACAAAGGCTCTCTAATGTATCCCGGCATATTATCAGTAACCTGGACGGCTACCTGGCTGCCACACAGCTGGGTATCACCCTGGCTTCACTTGGCCTGGGTTGGGTGGGTGAAGAGCTGATGACCACTCTTATCATCAATCTGTTCAATACGCTGGGACTGAACATTCCCGACAAGACGGCACATACCATCGCTATTCCGATAGCATTCCTTTGCATTACCATACTACATATAGTATTCGGTGAACTGGCCCCTAAGTCGCTGGCTATCCGTAAACCGCTGCCTACTACCTTTGCAGTTGCTTTCCCGCTGCGTGCATTCTATTTTATATTCCGTCCTTTTATCTGGATGTTGAATGGCCTCGCGAATGCCATCCTGCGCATATTCGGAATTACGCCGGCAGGTGAACAGGATATCCACT
Protein-coding regions in this window:
- a CDS encoding HmuY family protein — translated: MMIRNAMMLFAAVSVFSACSKSDDNKPVIPPPSDGSKITLDGGTGGASATNTVYVDFSSNSTASVARNSWNLGFFGGNDYRVILNYNTSTAATATTKNDITKVTVDDAAAINLEIALGEGKLEYVDDATGDISKTVIAAVSATDADNKVYLIKPDGATKKEDWYKVRVVRNGNGYKLQYAKLSETTIQTADISKDAAFNFSFFSFIGAKLVVVEPKKADWDIQWGLAMYFTFNPDTNGNIPYTFSDLVFINNLAGVTAAEATEANGFKYDTFTAADVTNTKLVFSGKRDAIGSKWRTTGGPNGGATGIKRDRFYVVKDAAGNYYKLKFVSMGLGQDGGVRGKPEIEYKLVKKA
- a CDS encoding DnaJ C-terminal domain-containing protein codes for the protein MDIKDYYKILGVSKSATADELKKAYRKLAVKYHPDKNPGDKAAEEKFKEISEAYEVLNDPDKRKKYDQFGENWRSYEQHGGRAEDFDWSRYGGGGGGYGYQGNMDEMFGGDEQFSDFFERLFGGRFSNRQQQPARGNDVQARMEVSLDDAFNGGTRQVEVNGARLNIKLKPGLQDGQVIRLKGKGMSGRKGGANGDLLIAIQLTGNTQFELKGKDLYTKLPVDLYTAVLGGKITIPALGGPVAMNIPAGTDTGKVFRLKGKGMPYYDKPEEHGDLYVELLVHIPQQLSDKEKELFTELARLRKKEA
- a CDS encoding DHA2 family efflux MFS transporter permease subunit yields the protein MRNQNRSGVLWVMVLGTMMAGLDSSIVNISLPVMSRQFDCSLDDIEWVITVYMLSFSLLMPMTNWLKSKLGFFNLYIAAIGLFTLGSVLCALSGSLETLLIARVIQALGGGAIAPVSMAIVSYVFPARVRGSVLGWWGLGNLMGPAMGPTLGGFLTEHFGWPSIFFINLPIGIIAIALSFRYLGFLRQQVMVKIPFDLSGFVAFTIFLITLQYGIAKAERIGWTGPQILISLAVAIVALVCFIFIERKKEFPLIDLQLFRNYAFVSCILVTISRSAALFGGLFLLPFLLQGLLGYSESASGLLILPNALLMAALMPFAGKWSDKHGSRKISMVGLALLALSMWMFSLLDQGSPIALILTAMSIRGIGMGLLVAPLSAATISAVRPAEVTMASAVSSLLQQVGGALGIAVLAIISQSAIRTHMAAGMSEPLAQHLALQTGFRVSMGILLVTLIPAWFLPRKNTAVPDDDQRIHT